The region CTATTATGGAACAAGCCTTGTATTTAGTATGGCAAGAGAAAAGTGATAAGGCCGATCTTATTAAACAAATTACTGACGTGAACCCTAACCAAGTAACAAAAAGTGTGTAATACCAATCACAGTAAGTAAGTACTCAGAAATTTCAACGCTGTTATCGAGTATTTTAACCAGCTAGGATGATCAGTTATTTACAGCGATTGGTATAATTAACCTGATTTAACAAAAATGAAACTAAGGGCTCTAAGGAGTCCTTAACTTTATCTATCATTATGATAAATAAGATCATTAAAGGGTTTAATAAAATAAATCTAATTACTATAATCACGTATTACTTTTGACCCCTGCTTCCCCATGGAGTACGACATTGAACGAACATCAAGATTTATCATTTCAAATTGAAACACTATTCAATGCCGACCAACAAGAACAGATCAATTTACTCGGTGAGTTTGTAGAAGATGGTCTAGACATAGGCTCTGTTGCTCGTATTTTAGAAGCTTTTCCAGTTGACGATCGTGTGCAATTATGGCGACACTTGCCATTAGAAATGCACATTGAAGTATTAACAGAAATGCGCGCGGACGCTCGTGTCGCTATTTTAGAAGAACTCTCGGAAGCGGAATTAAACTTCACCTTAGCCAAACTGGATAACTTATCGTTAATCGAATGGGCAGAGTCTCTTCCTGACGACATATTCAGTCTTGCTCTACAACTTATCAGCCGAGATGAGTTAGATTTATATGATGATGCAAAACAATACGAAGATGATGAAGTCGGTCATTGGGCTGACCGTAAAATTGCAACTCTGCCTTTTAATGTCAGCGTTGGGCGAGCAAAAAAACTATTAAAAACGAACTTATTTGAGTCTCACCAATACATGCACTTGATTAACCGAGCGCATAAATTTCACGGTATTGTGCAATACACAGATATTTTGACTGCTGATGATTCAGTTAAAATCAACACATTGAAGTTAGAAGATTGCTTAGTTCTTAATGTACATCAACCTCTCAATGAAAGTATTGAAGCCGTTGAACACTCAGCCGTACCAAGTGTGGCGATTATCGACGACGATAACGTTTTAATTGGGCAACTTGATTGGCAATTTGCGATTAATACCCAACGTGAAATTTACGAAACTCGCTTAATGGCCGGTACTGGTATGGATGAAGGCGATGACCTTTTCTCTCCTATCATTAAGAGTTCTAAAAAACGTGGCGTTTGGCTTGGTATTAATTTACTTACCGCTATCTTAGCTTCTGTAACGATCGGGTTATTTGAAGATGTGATCACTCAAGTCGTTGCACTGGCAGTATTAATGCCAATCGTGGCCTCTATGGGCGGTATCGCTGGTAGCCAAACATTAACCTTGATGGTTCGCGCAATGGCATTGAATCAAATTACCCCAGGTAACCGCTTTGCGTTATTGAAAAACGAACTTGGCATTGGTTCCATCAATGGGTTGTTATGGTCATTAATCATCGGTGGTCTTGCTGGTGCTTGGTTCCAGTCGTTCGCGTTAGGTGCCACTATTTCACTGGCTATTATCGTTAATATCATCACCGCGGCCTTGTTTGGTGTACTTATTCCTATCACGTTAGATAAGTTTAAGTTAGATCCTGCACTGGCTGGTTCTGTAATTTTAACAACAGTGACTGATGTTGTTGGTTTCTTCGCTTTCTTAGGAACGGCCAGCTTAGTAATGATGTAATGTCACATCAAAACACTGAGTCAATCTCAATGGCTCAGTGTTGCTCTCTCATTCCTCGATATTTACGAGTCTTCTGCGTTTCTTGTTGGAGTAGAACCCAGTAACCATAAGGGTTAGAATGTAGTCTTGATTTCAAAACGTCCTGCTTTTTATGAAAGATTTACGCATTCCACTAGGTATTAAAACTCTTGACATTGAATCACAACTCATTGATTCAAAGGTCGAATAGTAATTACTGTCACAAGTACTCAAACTGACTGCCATAAATATGGAAAAACCGCGACAAAATACTATACTCATCTCCAATTAAAATTAGGCATACCTCAATTTTTGATACTCAAGTCCTATTAAAAATCAGACCGGTTCGTTATCAATGTGAGCACCAAAGATAAGTACGGTGCATTAACTGTGATTGCTGTCCTTGATGATTGAAAGCAAGAGACGGTGAAAGCGTTTTTTGATTCAATACCTGAGCACCTAAGAAGAACGCTGAAATGTGTCTGCACAGATATTCATGATGGTTTTGTCTACCCTGCGATAGAAGTTTCGGAAAACAAGCAGTTATCATTGATAGGTGTCATGTAGCTAAGCTCTATGGTGTATTTTGATATATCATTTTATTTAGTTGACTTAGAGTCTTCATTATGTACCCATCACTCTCACAGAGTATACGTATTAATTAGTGTTAATTTGATATAGATCTGTTTTATTTTAAGTCAAAGATAATAAATAGTAATGGCATAATCACTACTGAACTTATATTCCATAACATATGAGAAATAAAAACAGAAAGGCAAGCATAAATATTACCATATCTCATCCGTACATATTCGAATGTTAAAGCTAGAGCAAGTCCAGTTGCCAATACTATAACTGCGTTTATCGTAGAATTACTTAGGTGACACAAAGAAAATATAGTAGCTGAACCTACAATTGAGAATGTTGGGCTTCCTTTTGCGTGACGAAGGATCGTTTGTATAAAACATTGAAATATTAGAGTCTCAGTAAATGGTGCATCAATTAATAAAAAAAATAACACAGAAAAAAATTTATCATCACTAGTGTCAAGAAGAATATTGCCAAAGCCCTTGAAAAGGAAATAATCAAAAAAAGAAAGATTAATGCCCATAGCAATGCTAACCCGTAAACACGAATAAAAAACTTTTTACTATTTAATTCTAACGTAGAGTAAATTAAACAATTCATCCGATTAATCAAATCAAATCTCCATATTTAGTACTAATTAAATATACAATGCCTCATGAAAAATAGATGAGAAATATATTAATTTAAGTTTATTTTAATAGTCCGAAAATTATAAAATAAACTATAAACCTGTAAGTAGCATATCAATAACAGCTATTTAATCCATATACCTCAGCATAAATAAATATCAGTGCATTTTTATTGTTAATAATTAATCATATTCTATTCACGCCAAATGTGACATATACCACATTCACTTATTTCCTATATGAAAAATAAGATTTAAAATATAGAAATAAAGCTCGGGTCTTCTGCGTTTCTTGTTGAAGTAGAACCCAGTAACCATAAGGGTTAGAATGTAGTCTTGATTTCAAAACGTCCTGCTTTTTATGAAAGATTTACGTATCCCACTAGGTATTAAAACTCTTGACATTGAATCACAACTCATTAATTCAAAGGTCGAATAGTAATTACTGTCACAAGTACTCAAACTGACTGCCATAAATATGGAAAAACCGCGACAAAATACTATACTCATCTCCAATTAAAATCAGGCATACCTCAATTTTTGATACTCAAGTCCTATTAAAAATACAAAGAGTACATAGCTAATTATTTTAAGACGCGAAATACGAGTGGTTTTGTCGAAGGACTAAATAATAAAATCAAAATAATAAAACGACGTTGCTATAGATTTTTTAAAACGAAGTCATTATTTCAGAGATTGGTTCTGGATTTGCAGGAGTATAAAATGTTCGCATTTTGAACAACAAGAAATGCAGAAGACCCATACTCACTCACCCGCTTTCATCGCATCAAATCTCTCAAACAGAAAATCTAAAAATAATCGAATTCGCTTCGGCTGATATTTTTTACTTATATACACCACATTTAAATCGGCACTGGATACCGACGTCGATGTATTGAAATTCGCCATATAACCATTAAGCACTGTCACAAGGCGTAAGTTATTAATATCATCCTGCACATCTAATATCGACTTCAAAGCAATTCCTGCACCTTCTAATGCCCAATATCGAACGACTTCACCATCATCTGAAAATCGTTTAGGTAATACCGTTATTACGTTCTTTTTATTTGTATCTTGAAAATGCCACGTCTTAAGTTCTTCATTACTGCGTACCATCGCAAGGCAATTATGATTAACTAAATCTTGTGGGGTTAAAGGGGTTCCATGCTTAGCTAAATACTCAGGAGAGGCACACAATACTCGATGACTGGACGATAATCGTCGAGATATCAAACTACTGTCAGCAAGCTCACCATATCGTATAACGATATCAATACCCGATTCAGCAATATTTGAAACATCGTCGTTTAAATATAGATAAGGAACGACATCTGGATATAATTCACAAAATTCAGACAAAATAGGCAGGATATATTGCTTACCAATGTCTTTAGGTGCTGCGATTCGCAATGCACCTTTTACTTCTTTAACTCCGTTTAGGATTAAATTTTCTGTCTCTTTGACATTATCAAGGATCTCAAGACAAGCGCTATGGTAGAGATCGCCTGAATCAGTCAGGGAAATATGCCTTGTACTTCGATTGAGTAACTTTACTCCATACCTTTCTTCCAAGCCTTGCAGCCTTGCCGTCATCGTTGCAGGAGAAAGGCCTAACTCTCGCCCTGCTGCCGCTAATCCTTGATGTTTAACCACACTTACGAACATCGCCATATCAGAGAACTTATCCATCTCTTGCCCTTATCGTTTTTCACTCTTAAGACTGTTAATTACCATTATTCAGAAAAACCGAATAATGATTTTATATTTTACTCAATTATCAAATTAAAGTGAACAGATAGAATAGCTGTCATTAAGTAATAACGACAAAGAATAAGTTAAAGGTAAACCTCATGAATAAAGAAAAAATGCCATTTCAAGTCTGGATCCTAACACTAGCTGCTTTTGCAATTGGTACTGCTGAATTTGTTATTGCGGGTATCCTTCCACAAATAGCTACGTCACTGTCTATTACTGAAGGTCAAGCTGGCTACTTAATCAGTGCCTATGCATTAGCCATTGTTATTGGCGGTCCTATCTTAACCATTTATTTAGCCCGTTTTAATAAGAAGCTTGTTTTAACAGGATTAATGGCTCTATTTATTATCGGTAATATTTTATCAGCATTAGCGCCGACCTATCACTTACTGCTCATTAGCCGCATTATTTCTGGTCTTGTTCAAGGGCCTTTTTATGGCATTGGTGCTGTTGTTGCTACCAATTTAGTCTCTGAAAAAATGGCTGGGCGCGCTGTAGGTCAAATGTTTGCGGGCTTAACGCTTGCCAATGTTCTTGGTGTTCCAGCAGGTACTTGGATCAGTTTACAGTTCGGATGGCACACGACTTTCTTTACAGTTGCAGCCTTTGGTGCCATTGCAATGATTTCAATTCTAACCTCAATTAAATCAACAGGACACGGTGAAGCGAAAGACATTAAAACTCAGCTTGCTGCATTCAAAAACCCAATGTTGATCATTAGCTTAGCGATCACTGCATTATCATGGTCAGGTTTTATGACTCTGTATGGTTACCTTGCGCCTATTGCTATGCATACAACGGGTTATGGTGAAGCCGCTGTAACATGGATTTTAGTTATTGTTGGTGCGGGTCTAATCATTGGTAATATTTTAGGGGGTCGCTCTTCTGACAAAAACCTAAACAAAGCATCTATGTTCTGGGCTGTTGCAATGATCATTTCATTAATTGTTGTTGGCCTGGTTGTTGATAACAAGATCCTCTTTGTGATTGCTGCGTTTATCTTTGGTATTGCCTCATTTGCGAATGTACCCGCTATGCAACTTCGAGTAATGAATCACGGCGGTGAAGGTCAAGAGCTAGCAGCAACTGCAAATATCTCAGCGTTTAACTTAGCTAATGCGTTCGGTGGCTTCCTTGGCGGCATGGTACTTGATAGCCAATTTGGAGCAAGCATGATCCCTTTCACTGCCGTCATTGTCCCTATCATTGGATTGTTCTTTATTGCAAAAGCAAACCGTAGTGACAAAACATCCGCAACATCAATATCTAACTTAGCTAGATAACTCTTTAAATAAAGGCTCATCACCTGAGCCTTTTATCAAAGGAATATGACGATGCCTCTCAATTTTGTTACTGGAATAAAACCATCACATAAAACAACGATTAATGAAATTTCCTTCGGTTTTACCGCCGATGATATCGATATTTTTAATTACTCATTGCTACAAAAAATAGAAAAATCTCTGATTATTTGCTCACTGTTCTTTATGTATTTGTATGTAAATTAGCGCTTATTTTCTCAACACAAAACCATAATTATTTTTTAAAAGGGACTCATTATGAATCAAGAAAAAACCTCATTCGTTATTATTGGCGGTACTTCTGGCATTGGTGAAGCAATCGCACAGCAGTTGACTAACGAAAGAAATATTATTTATGTTGCTAGCCGCTCAACAGGTCTAGATATCAGCAATGAAAAGTCAGTTCAACACTACTTTGAATCTATTGGCCCAATTGATCATCTTATTGTCACGGCAGGATCATTTGCTCCATCAGGAAAAGTAGTTGATGTGGTAACCGAAGAAGCAAAAAACGCCTTTGATACTAAGTTTTGGGGTTCAATTCATGCGGCAAAAAATGCAGCTCGATATCTAAAACCAAATGGTTCTATCACCCTTACTACGGGGATGTTGTCACGTAAAGTTGTGGCAAATACCTATGTAAAATCAGCAATGAATGCCGCATTAGAAACCGTAACTAAAGTTCTTGCGAAAGAGCTTGCACCAATACGAGTCAACGCGGTAAGCCCCGGCTTAACAGCCACCACAGCTTATCAAAATATGGATGAAAAATATCGCAAGTCTATGTATGACAACGCTAAACAAAATTTACCTGTTAGGCACATTGGTCAAGCTTCAGATATTGCGATGGCCTATGTGATGGCAATTGCAAACCCATACATGACAGGCTCAATCATCGATGTTGATGGCGGCGCACTAATTAATTAACAGAATACTAATTTCACATTAAAAAACGACCAGACTTCTTCAATACTTACGATGAAAAAACAAAGAGGCATACAATCATGAATTCATTATTTGAAAAAACAAAACTAAACAATCTGAACTTACAAAATCGAGTTGTCATGGCTCCAATGACTCGCGCACGTACTAGCCAGCCGGGTAACATTCCAAATGACATGATGGCGATCTATTATAAGCAACGTGCAACTGCCGGATTAATTATCTCTGAAGCGACTCAAATCTCAGATGACTCGCAAGGATATTCATTCACTCCTGGTGTATATACCGATGAACAAGTGAAAGGATGGCAATCAATAACCAAATCAGTTCATAAAGAAGGGGCTACGATGTTCTGTCAATTATGGCATGTGGGTCGTGTATCTCATCCTACTTTCCAAAAAGGTGAATTGCCCATTGCGCCATCCGCACTTGCTCCTATCGAAACCAAAGTGTGGATTTCGGATGAACAAGGTAACGGTAATATGGTTGATTGTATTCAGCCACGCGCAATGACTCATGACGACATCAATCGAGTCATTCAAGATTTCGCTTACTCAGCAAAGCGCGCAATCGAAGCCGGTTTTGATGGTGTTGAAATCCACGGAGGAAATGGATATCTGATTGATCAATTTCTTCGTACTAACTCTAACCATAGAACGGATAGGTATGGGGACTCTCGTGAGAACCGTATTCGCTTTCTTCTTGAAGTCGTCGATGCCGTCAGTAAAGAGATCGGTTCAGAGAAAATTGGCGTTCGCCTTGCGCCCTTCATTACATTCAAAGACATGGATTGCCCAGATATTGTCCCTACGATTCTTGAAGCCTCAAAGGAATTGCAAGCTCGTGATATTGCTTATTTGCATTTATCTGAAGCAGATTGGGACGATGCGCCTGTTATTCCTGAAAACTTCCGCATTGAACTAAGAAAACGGTTCACCAATTCTATTATTGTTGCAGGTAGCTACACACAAGAACGTGCAAATGAGATCCTAAATAAAGGCTATGCCGATCTTATCGCTTTTGGTCGCCCATTCGTATCAAACCCAGACTTGGTATCACGTTTAGAAAACAATCATGACCTCGCTACATTAGATGGCAATACGTTATTTGGCGGTAATGAACAAGGTTATATTGACTACCCAGCCTACAGTGAAAAAATACTAGAGACGGAGCTATGAAAAACAAAATAATCCTTGGTGTCACGGATCTTTCTTTTCATCGAGTAACGGCATCCATCATTTCACATATTTTAACTAATATGGGTTTTGATGTTGAACGTATTTATTCTCCACACCAAGAAAATTTTGAGAAATTAAAATCTGGCGACATTGATATGCTCGCTTCTGCTTGGCTTCCCTCTAGTCACGGGATATACAAATCTGATGTAGAAGAAAAAGTCGAATTGCTTGAATTAGGGCTACATTATAAACCATATGCTCATTGGGGAGTTCCTGATTACATCCCAGAAAGTTCTATCTCTGAAGTAAAAGATTTGCTGAAACCAGACGTCGTTTCACGCATGAACAATACAATTCAGGGCATTAATCCGGGGGCGGGAATTACCCGATTTTCAATTAAAATGATGGAAACATACGGTTTAAACAACGCAGGTTACACCTTCTATACCGGAAGCGAGGAAGATTGCTTTAATGCATTTGAACACGCTGTCGAGAATAAAGAATGGGTTATTGTTCCATTATGGAAGCCGCAATTTCTACATCATAAATACAATATCCGTGAAATTTCCGAACCTGAAGGATTATTGGGGATAGTTGATCGTGCGGTTTTATTACTTCGACAAGATAAATCGATTAACTTCACTCAAGAACAGCTTGAAACATTAGATGCTCTTAAATTCTCTAATGAAATTATCGCTGAACTCGATTATCAAGTTTCCCGAGAAGGAAAAGCGATTGATGAAGTAACCAAACAATGGCTTAGTCAACAATCATAACCAACAAAGACGATGTTGTTACTTAAACGTCAACCATAAAAAACGCCTAAAGCAATTAACTTTAGGCGTTTTATTTGTATTTAAGTTTAATTTATATATCAATAATTAACGTATTAACAATAAAGGCACTTCACTTTTTATTAATACCTTGGTTGTGTTACTGCCTAAAAAAACTGTCTTAGCGCTGAATGTCCATAAGCACCCATTACCATCATGCCTATCTGGTGATCTTTCTGGTAATTCAGCAAAGCATCATCAACCGATCCTGACAGTATGTCTTCATGCACACTAAGTCCTGCATTTTTTAATTTAATGGCCGCTTTCTCAAAAGCCGCACTTTTTTCTGAAAAATCATCCACCATCACTAAATGACAATCCAATCCCAAAAGCAGAGGCGTATTGATTGCTTTTTCAATCAGTTTTTCACTCGTTGGGCTGCCATCAAAAGCAATGAGATAAGACGTTGGGATAGAAAATGGCGCATTCACCACTAACGTATGGGATTTAATAGAACGAATAACACTCTCAAGTTGAGAGCCTATCGTTTTATTACTGTCCTGCTCTTCACCTAATTTACCAATCACTAATACTCTTAGTTCATTTTCTAAATCAATCAGGCTTTCCAGTAAACTTCCATGACGTTGTAGTTGAACAACATGGTTAATGCCTTTATTCATGACCCATTCAGCCGCTTCTTCCAGCAATTGTTTTCCATGCTTGAGTGCGACTTTACTGCGAGCTTCATCCAATTTTGCAAGTTCATTAAGCAACTCTTCTTGGCTGCCTAATCCTATTTGCCCTGAAAGCTCACTCACAACAGGTCTGGTCGTTTTATCAAGAGCGTGCAATAAGACAAGCGGCGCATTAATCTTAGATGCAACCCATGCACTCGCTTCACACGTTGCAAGCGTCATCGGAGAACCATCAATACAAGCTATTATATTTTTCATTTTCTAATCCTTAATGTCCAGCCAACAGTTTTTCAACTTCTTCTGGTTTGTCATGTACACCAAATTTATCAACAATCGTCTGGGTTGCTTGGTTCATTCCAATAAGCTCGACTTGAGTCCCCTCTCGGCGAAACTTGACCACCACTTTATCCAATGCAGAGACTGAAGTAACATCCCAGAAATGCGCAGCCGATAAATCAATCGTCACGCTCTCGATCACTTCTTTAAAATCAAAAGAAGTAATAAATTTATCCGATGAGGCGAAAAACACTTGCCCTATTACGGTATATTCACGCGATTTATGTGCGTCCGAATTATTCTTTATCACCATCATACGACTGATTTTATTAGCAAAGAACAATGACGCAAGCAAGACACCGACCAGAACACCAATTGCTAAATTATGCGTCATTACCACAATAATCACCGTGGCTAACATAACAATATTGGTTGATATTGGGTGCTTTCTTAAATCAGTAATTGAACTCCATGAAAAAGTACCAATAGATACCATTATCATCACAGCAACTAAGGCTGCCATTGGGATTTGTTTTAACCACGGACCAAGAAAAACCACCATAATTAACAAAAACACGCCAGCAGATAACGTTGATAAACGTCCACGGCCGCCCGACTTTATATTAATCATTGATTGTCCGATCATCGCACAACCTGCCATACCACCAAGAAAACCCGTAAAGATATTGGCAAGCCCTTGGCCTTTACACTCGCGGTTTTTATCGCTGCTGGTATCGGTGAGATCATCGACAATCGTTGCTGTCATCATGGATTCTAATAAACCCACCACAGCCAAACCAATAGAATACGGCAAGATAATTAATAGCGTTTCTAGGTTTAAAGGCACATCAGGCCATAAGAAAATTGGCAAGGTATCAGGTAAGTTCCCCATGTCTCCCACGGTACGAATATCAATATTAAATGACATCGAAATGGCGGTTAATACGATAATACAAACTAAAGGCGAAGGAATTAATTTACCGATAACCGGTAGGTATGGGAACAGATAGATAATTCCTAAACCGGCGGCTGTCATGGCGTAAACATGCCAAGTTACATTGGTTAATTCAGGAAGTTGCGCCATAAAAATAAGTATGGCTAACGCATTCACAAAACCGGTAACCACTGAGCGAGAAACAAAACGCATCAAGCTACCGAGTTTTAAATAACCCGCTAAAATCTGTAGTACACCAGTAAGAACCGTCACAGCAAGTAAGTATTCTAGCCCGTGTTCTTTAACTAATGTGACCATCAATAGTGCCATGGCACCCGTTGCGGCTGAGATCATCCCAGAGCGACCGCCAGTAAAAGCAATAACAACTGAAATACTGAAAGAAGCGTATAACCCAATTTTAGGATCAACACCTGCGATAATAGAAAAAGCGATGGCTTCAGGGATTAGAGCAAGAGCAACAACGATGCCCGCAAGGAGATCACCACGGACATTAGACATCCAGTCAGTTTTGAAATTTTTAAACATTGAATTCTCAATTTATGCACGGCAATACGCACCAGAAATAGATCTGGGGTGTAAATAGGTGCTTCTTTGATAATACCAATTCCAGTAATTCTCTAGTCATTATTACTGGTTAAATCACATAATAGCTTCGTTAAAAATTATTTAAGTAGAATAACTACTTATCAGAATTTTTGCCTTGCTCTTAAGTGGTTTTCCTGCGTAATAAATAGACTATTTAATTAATGGCAATGGTATGAGTTTTAGCGCGGAAAAGTAGCCGAAAGTACGGCAAGGAATTAACAAGCGCAAAGAGTTAAGCCGAATACTCAGTCGAGTACAGTGCTTAGGTTAGCAATGAGAGCTATAGGGGGGATGGAGCGTTTAAGGCGGCGTAATTAACACAGTGATTAATATTCTCTAAATCAAACAGGAGGCCAGTCTATATTTACGAGAGTATCAATACAATTTCCATTATCGGTTCTTTAGGTTTCATTAATATGCCTATGAAAAGTAGAGTATTAATGGAAGCTATTATTACATCAGCTTGCTAGGCAGTAACTTCCTATAAAATCCCGTTACAAACATAGTTCCAGTCACAACTAAAATAGTGCCTATAATCGCATTAATTCCAACAGTTTCCCCTAAGAATAAATAACCCCACAAAATACCAAACGCAGGAATAAGAAAAGTAACAGAAAGCGCTGAAGATGCACCTAAATCATTTATTAATCGGAAATACAATAAATACGCAAGACCGGTGCAGACCGCACCAAGCGCAAATACTGACAACATAATATCTGAGCTAATTGTTTCTCTTACTGGAATAAAAGGAACCAACGGTAGCACCAAGATTACAGAAGCCCACATACTGCCGTGCGCATTATTAAAGGGTTCAACACTTGGGGCATTCTTTGCGTAGTTTGTAGCAATACCGTAGCTAAA is a window of Aliivibrio wodanis DNA encoding:
- a CDS encoding divalent cation transporter, putative magnesium transporter, which codes for MNEHQDLSFQIETLFNADQQEQINLLGEFVEDGLDIGSVARILEAFPVDDRVQLWRHLPLEMHIEVLTEMRADARVAILEELSEAELNFTLAKLDNLSLIEWAESLPDDIFSLALQLISRDELDLYDDAKQYEDDEVGHWADRKIATLPFNVSVGRAKKLLKTNLFESHQYMHLINRAHKFHGIVQYTDILTADDSVKINTLKLEDCLVLNVHQPLNESIEAVEHSAVPSVAIIDDDNVLIGQLDWQFAINTQREIYETRLMAGTGMDEGDDLFSPIIKSSKKRGVWLGINLLTAILASVTIGLFEDVITQVVALAVLMPIVASMGGIAGSQTLTLMVRAMALNQITPGNRFALLKNELGIGSINGLLWSLIIGGLAGAWFQSFALGATISLAIIVNIITAALFGVLIPITLDKFKLDPALAGSVILTTVTDVVGFFAFLGTASLVMM
- a CDS encoding putative protease protein, whose protein sequence is MGINLSFFDYFLFKGFGNILLDTSDDKFFSVLFFLLIDAPFTETLIFQCFIQTILRHAKGSPTFSIVGSATIFSLCHLSNSTINAVIVLATGLALALTFEYVRMRYGNIYACLSVFISHMLWNISSVVIMPLLFIIFDLK
- a CDS encoding HTH-type transcriptional regulator, LysR family; amino-acid sequence: MDKFSDMAMFVSVVKHQGLAAAGRELGLSPATMTARLQGLEERYGVKLLNRSTRHISLTDSGDLYHSACLEILDNVKETENLILNGVKEVKGALRIAAPKDIGKQYILPILSEFCELYPDVVPYLYLNDDVSNIAESGIDIVIRYGELADSSLISRRLSSSHRVLCASPEYLAKHGTPLTPQDLVNHNCLAMVRSNEELKTWHFQDTNKKNVITVLPKRFSDDGEVVRYWALEGAGIALKSILDVQDDINNLRLVTVLNGYMANFNTSTSVSSADLNVVYISKKYQPKRIRLFLDFLFERFDAMKAGE
- a CDS encoding MFS transporter, which translates into the protein MNKEKMPFQVWILTLAAFAIGTAEFVIAGILPQIATSLSITEGQAGYLISAYALAIVIGGPILTIYLARFNKKLVLTGLMALFIIGNILSALAPTYHLLLISRIISGLVQGPFYGIGAVVATNLVSEKMAGRAVGQMFAGLTLANVLGVPAGTWISLQFGWHTTFFTVAAFGAIAMISILTSIKSTGHGEAKDIKTQLAAFKNPMLIISLAITALSWSGFMTLYGYLAPIAMHTTGYGEAAVTWILVIVGAGLIIGNILGGRSSDKNLNKASMFWAVAMIISLIVVGLVVDNKILFVIAAFIFGIASFANVPAMQLRVMNHGGEGQELAATANISAFNLANAFGGFLGGMVLDSQFGASMIPFTAVIVPIIGLFFIAKANRSDKTSATSISNLAR
- a CDS encoding putative uncharacterized dehydrogenase, whose product is MNQEKTSFVIIGGTSGIGEAIAQQLTNERNIIYVASRSTGLDISNEKSVQHYFESIGPIDHLIVTAGSFAPSGKVVDVVTEEAKNAFDTKFWGSIHAAKNAARYLKPNGSITLTTGMLSRKVVANTYVKSAMNAALETVTKVLAKELAPIRVNAVSPGLTATTAYQNMDEKYRKSMYDNAKQNLPVRHIGQASDIAMAYVMAIANPYMTGSIIDVDGGALIN
- the nemA gene encoding N-ethylmaleimide reductase; this encodes MNSLFEKTKLNNLNLQNRVVMAPMTRARTSQPGNIPNDMMAIYYKQRATAGLIISEATQISDDSQGYSFTPGVYTDEQVKGWQSITKSVHKEGATMFCQLWHVGRVSHPTFQKGELPIAPSALAPIETKVWISDEQGNGNMVDCIQPRAMTHDDINRVIQDFAYSAKRAIEAGFDGVEIHGGNGYLIDQFLRTNSNHRTDRYGDSRENRIRFLLEVVDAVSKEIGSEKIGVRLAPFITFKDMDCPDIVPTILEASKELQARDIAYLHLSEADWDDAPVIPENFRIELRKRFTNSIIVAGSYTQERANEILNKGYADLIAFGRPFVSNPDLVSRLENNHDLATLDGNTLFGGNEQGYIDYPAYSEKILETEL
- a CDS encoding ABC-type glycine betaine transport system, substrate binding domain translates to MKNKIILGVTDLSFHRVTASIISHILTNMGFDVERIYSPHQENFEKLKSGDIDMLASAWLPSSHGIYKSDVEEKVELLELGLHYKPYAHWGVPDYIPESSISEVKDLLKPDVVSRMNNTIQGINPGAGITRFSIKMMETYGLNNAGYTFYTGSEEDCFNAFEHAVENKEWVIVPLWKPQFLHHKYNIREISEPEGLLGIVDRAVLLLRQDKSINFTQEQLETLDALKFSNEIIAELDYQVSREGKAIDEVTKQWLSQQS
- a CDS encoding universal stress protein, UspA (The CDS appears to be truncated at the C-terminus) is translated as MKNIIACIDGSPMTLATCEASAWVASKINAPLVLLHALDKTTRPVVSELSGQIGLGSQEELLNELAKLDEARSKVALKHGKQLLEEAAEWVMNKGINHVVQLQRHGSLLESLIDLENELRVLVIGKLGEEQDSNKTIGSQLESVIRSIKSHTLVVNAPFSIPTSYLIAFDGSPTSEKLIEKAINTPLLLGLDCHLVMVDDFSEKSAAFEKAAIKLKNAGLSVHEDILSGSVDDALLNYQKDHQIGMMVMGAYGHSALRQFF
- a CDS encoding sulfate transporter produces the protein MFKNFKTDWMSNVRGDLLAGIVVALALIPEAIAFSIIAGVDPKIGLYASFSISVVIAFTGGRSGMISAATGAMALLMVTLVKEHGLEYLLAVTVLTGVLQILAGYLKLGSLMRFVSRSVVTGFVNALAILIFMAQLPELTNVTWHVYAMTAAGLGIIYLFPYLPVIGKLIPSPLVCIIVLTAISMSFNIDIRTVGDMGNLPDTLPIFLWPDVPLNLETLLIILPYSIGLAVVGLLESMMTATIVDDLTDTSSDKNRECKGQGLANIFTGFLGGMAGCAMIGQSMINIKSGGRGRLSTLSAGVFLLIMVVFLGPWLKQIPMAALVAVMIMVSIGTFSWSSITDLRKHPISTNIVMLATVIIVVMTHNLAIGVLVGVLLASLFFANKISRMMVIKNNSDAHKSREYTVIGQVFFASSDKFITSFDFKEVIESVTIDLSAAHFWDVTSVSALDKVVVKFRREGTQVELIGMNQATQTIVDKFGVHDKPEEVEKLLAGH